From Vagococcus jeotgali, one genomic window encodes:
- a CDS encoding glycosyltransferase family 2 protein: MNNISLYLGITALIINYIFFIIYITQLRLSSRDVTEVNKNKKLLEDNILDFNQLISSRNNLELTVVIPAYNEQETICKSVSSFLSQRYDNLKIYVVNDGSKDNTKRECLDYFHMEKIPLFKQQSDIFTQPVKEIYQSQDYPNIYLIDKENGGKSDALNVGVNYATSDYVAFVDADSFVEEDALVTLMSPFYFSDDIVSIGGQIRPMTRIENFSKRSVKIRTTKILPSFQYLEYLRSVLVFRSSLSKIESTVIISGAFGVYDITILREIDGLDTDSIGEDFDLTLSIRKHLNDRKIDKRQIFLYDSVCWTQPPSRIRDVVKQRSRWQIGFLQTVWKHKGMVFNRRYKNVGMVGLPLFIFTEFVSFLMETVGLVLGGYFLATGIISWREAIYIFLLSYFVNLFFTMAVILQNARIQNISYKDKLFLMCLGLVEAFSYHWVSLYSKFKGTVKFLFTGKKAKHDWGDIKRDEVV; the protein is encoded by the coding sequence ATGAATAATATTTCACTCTATCTAGGGATTACAGCATTAATTATCAACTATATATTCTTTATTATTTATATCACTCAGCTAAGGTTATCTAGCCGGGATGTGACAGAGGTTAATAAAAACAAAAAATTACTGGAAGATAATATTCTCGATTTTAATCAATTAATTAGTTCACGCAATAATTTAGAATTGACAGTAGTCATTCCAGCTTATAATGAGCAAGAGACGATTTGTAAATCAGTGAGTAGTTTTCTAAGTCAGCGTTATGATAATTTAAAAATCTATGTGGTTAATGATGGCTCAAAAGATAATACCAAAAGGGAATGTCTGGATTATTTTCACATGGAAAAAATTCCTTTATTTAAACAGCAAAGTGACATTTTCACTCAACCTGTAAAAGAGATTTATCAAAGTCAGGATTATCCTAATATTTATTTAATTGATAAGGAAAATGGTGGGAAAAGTGATGCGTTAAATGTTGGGGTGAACTATGCCACATCTGATTACGTGGCTTTTGTGGATGCTGATTCTTTTGTAGAAGAAGATGCCTTAGTGACACTTATGTCGCCCTTTTATTTTTCAGATGATATTGTCTCTATCGGTGGGCAAATTAGACCGATGACAAGAATTGAAAACTTTTCTAAGCGCTCAGTGAAAATTAGAACGACAAAAATTTTACCTTCATTTCAATATTTAGAGTATTTAAGAAGTGTTTTAGTCTTTCGTTCAAGTTTGAGTAAAATTGAGAGTACTGTGATTATTTCTGGTGCTTTTGGTGTATATGACATTACTATTTTAAGAGAAATTGATGGCCTTGATACAGACTCAATTGGTGAGGATTTTGACTTAACACTATCCATTCGTAAGCATTTAAATGATAGAAAAATCGATAAACGTCAAATATTTTTATATGACTCTGTTTGCTGGACGCAACCACCTTCACGTATTCGTGATGTAGTAAAACAGCGCTCTCGTTGGCAAATTGGTTTTTTACAAACTGTTTGGAAACATAAAGGGATGGTGTTTAACCGTCGCTATAAAAATGTGGGGATGGTTGGATTACCACTATTTATTTTTACCGAATTTGTTAGTTTTTTAATGGAGACAGTAGGTCTTGTTCTTGGTGGTTACTTTTTAGCAACAGGTATTATTAGCTGGCGAGAAGCTATCTATATTTTTCTATTATCTTACTTTGTTAATCTATTTTTTACGATGGCAGTTATTTTACAAAATGCTAGAATTCAAAATATTTCTTATAAAGATAAATTATTTTTAATGTGTCTAGGATTAGTGGAAGCTTTTAGTTATCATTGGGTTTCGCTATATTCTAAATTTAAAGGAACAGTGAAGTTTTTATTTACAGGGAAAAAAGCAAAACATGATTGGGGAGATATTAAACGTGATGAAGTTGTTTAA
- a CDS encoding hemolysin family protein — translation MNADPESQSLFVNIVILIVLTLLNAFFAAAEVSVISVNRNRLETKSEEGDKKATKLLRLVNDSSNFLSTIQVGITLVTIISGASLANSFARKLAPVFGDVIWAKQTSQVIVLILLTYVSIVFGELYPKRIALNKPEEVARFVMGPINVLETVMRPFVWLLSSSTDLLSRITPMTLDDETEKMTREEMTYLLSNEGILDNEELEMVQGIFDLDSTMAREVMVPRTEAFMVDIHDPAVENIDKVLQNSFSRIPVYDDDKDKIIGILHLKNLLKEARQVGFDDIDLLDVIHEPLFVPETIFIDDLLLELKKSQSHMAILLDEYGGVSGIVTFEDLLEEIVGEIDDESDELTIEELYEQISDNEYIIQARMPIDDFNDKFGTSIAMTDVDTMAGCVITELGVIPDGDETLSIEQDHITLTTHKVEGTRLLEILVIVNEIDEDDDEEYYKSKDSVKDKNDES, via the coding sequence ATGAACGCTGACCCTGAGAGTCAGTCATTATTTGTTAATATTGTTATTTTAATTGTTTTGACCTTGTTAAATGCCTTTTTCGCAGCAGCGGAGGTTTCAGTGATTTCAGTGAATCGAAATCGTTTGGAGACAAAGTCTGAGGAGGGGGATAAAAAAGCGACTAAATTATTACGTTTAGTCAATGATTCAAGTAACTTTTTATCTACTATCCAAGTAGGAATCACTCTAGTGACCATTATATCTGGTGCCTCACTTGCCAACTCTTTTGCAAGAAAATTAGCACCTGTTTTTGGAGATGTTATATGGGCAAAACAAACGTCACAAGTAATTGTTTTAATTTTATTAACGTATGTATCAATCGTTTTTGGAGAGCTTTATCCAAAACGTATTGCACTAAATAAACCTGAGGAAGTTGCTAGGTTTGTTATGGGGCCAATTAATGTATTAGAGACAGTTATGAGACCCTTTGTGTGGTTATTATCAAGTTCAACTGATTTACTAAGTCGTATCACACCAATGACACTTGATGATGAGACGGAAAAAATGACTCGTGAAGAGATGACTTATTTACTTAGCAACGAAGGGATATTAGATAATGAAGAACTAGAGATGGTTCAGGGGATTTTTGATTTAGACTCGACCATGGCACGAGAAGTGATGGTTCCCCGTACAGAAGCCTTCATGGTAGATATTCATGACCCTGCTGTTGAAAATATTGATAAGGTTTTACAAAATAGTTTTTCAAGGATACCTGTCTATGATGATGACAAGGATAAAATCATTGGTATTCTTCATCTGAAAAACTTGTTGAAAGAAGCGAGACAAGTTGGATTTGATGACATTGATTTATTAGATGTGATTCATGAACCATTGTTTGTTCCAGAGACTATTTTTATAGATGATTTATTACTTGAACTTAAAAAGTCACAAAGTCATATGGCTATTTTATTAGATGAGTATGGTGGTGTGTCTGGAATCGTAACATTTGAAGATTTACTAGAAGAGATTGTCGGTGAGATTGATGATGAGTCAGATGAGCTGACGATTGAAGAGTTATATGAGCAAATTAGTGATAATGAGTATATCATTCAGGCTCGTATGCCAATTGATGATTTTAATGATAAGTTTGGAACATCTATTGCCATGACAGATGTGGATACGATGGCAGGCTGTGTGATTACAGAGCTTGGTGTGATACCCGATGGTGATGAAACTCTAAGTATTGAGCAAGATCACATTACACTAACCACTCATAAAGTTGAAGGCACACGTTTACTTGAAATCCTAGTGATTGTTAATGAAATCGACGAGGATGATGACGAGGAGTATTACAAGTCAAAAGATAGTGTGAAAGATAAAAATGATGAAAGCTAG
- a CDS encoding AI-2E family transporter, with translation MLDKMKQSKLMFWSVELLVIATLIFVGTKINFLFKPIGTLFTTLFAPILISGFLFYCINPIVKFLVKKGMKRNLAVALITLLFIVLVVIFIISVIPNLINQVTNLTKKAPGFYAMVEQKVNELAHHPMLDNIDIQSYLDKWNVSMSNIAKNTLSGVDSGLGTLISSVAGIVMLIVTVPFMLFYMLKDGEKFLPTISRFFPESHKDEISELLVKMSQTISKYISGQMIECLFVGVATSIGYMLIGVEYAFLFGFIAGMTNLIPYIGPYIGLAPALFVTLFTDPFKAILACVVVLIVQQIDGNIIYPNVIGKSLDIHPLTIIVILLVAGNLAGLLGMILAVPLYAVCKTIVVYVYDIFQVNKKAKAQKRAKENAS, from the coding sequence ATGTTAGACAAAATGAAACAATCTAAACTTATGTTTTGGTCGGTGGAATTGTTGGTGATTGCGACATTAATTTTTGTAGGGACAAAAATTAATTTCTTATTTAAACCAATTGGGACCCTATTTACCACCCTATTTGCCCCGATATTAATATCTGGTTTTTTATTCTATTGTATTAATCCTATTGTCAAATTTTTAGTGAAAAAGGGTATGAAGCGAAACTTAGCAGTAGCTCTTATTACGTTACTTTTTATTGTCCTAGTTGTGATCTTTATTATTTCAGTTATTCCAAACTTGATTAATCAGGTGACAAACTTAACGAAAAAGGCTCCTGGATTTTATGCTATGGTGGAACAAAAGGTAAATGAATTAGCCCATCATCCAATGCTAGATAATATTGATATTCAATCTTATTTGGATAAATGGAACGTCTCAATGTCAAATATTGCTAAAAACACATTGTCAGGCGTGGATAGTGGCTTAGGAACTTTGATTTCTTCTGTAGCAGGAATTGTCATGCTAATTGTAACTGTACCATTTATGCTATTTTATATGCTTAAAGATGGTGAAAAATTTTTACCAACCATTTCACGTTTCTTCCCAGAATCACATAAAGATGAAATTAGTGAATTGTTAGTTAAAATGAGCCAAACGATTTCTAAATACATCAGTGGTCAAATGATTGAGTGTTTATTCGTTGGTGTAGCAACAAGCATTGGTTATATGTTGATTGGTGTTGAGTATGCTTTCCTTTTTGGCTTTATTGCAGGAATGACTAACTTGATTCCCTACATTGGACCCTACATTGGTTTAGCACCAGCTTTATTTGTCACCCTATTTACTGATCCATTTAAAGCTATTTTAGCTTGTGTGGTTGTGCTTATCGTACAACAAATTGATGGTAATATCATCTACCCTAATGTGATTGGTAAGAGTCTTGACATTCACCCACTAACAATTATTGTTATTTTACTTGTAGCAGGTAATTTAGCTGGTCTACTAGGTATGATTTTAGCAGTACCACTATATGCGGTGTGTAAAACGATTGTGGTTTATGTTTATGATATTTTTCAAGTCAATAAAAAAGCCAAAGCTCAAAAGAGAGCAAAAGAAAATGCCTCTTAG
- a CDS encoding GNAT family N-acetyltransferase, with the protein MTKFLKSTDLTSTTYEDALAIRMDVFVKEQEVPKEMELEYEDECIHIVIYNDDAKAMGTVRLKPLEDLVMKIQRMAVLKEYRGQGVGKQLMRYAEEVARAMGATTLLLGAQVQAIPFYESLGFSICSDMYLDAGIEHKDMDKKLV; encoded by the coding sequence ATGACTAAATTTTTAAAAAGCACTGACTTAACAAGCACTACTTATGAAGATGCCTTAGCTATTCGCATGGATGTCTTTGTTAAGGAACAAGAAGTACCAAAAGAGATGGAGCTAGAGTATGAAGATGAATGTATCCATATTGTCATCTACAATGACGATGCTAAAGCGATGGGAACCGTAAGACTAAAACCACTAGAAGATTTAGTTATGAAAATCCAACGAATGGCTGTACTAAAAGAGTATCGCGGCCAAGGTGTTGGTAAACAGCTGATGCGTTATGCTGAAGAGGTGGCTAGAGCAATGGGGGCTACAACTTTATTATTAGGTGCACAAGTTCAAGCAATTCCATTTTATGAGTCTTTAGGCTTTAGTATTTGCTCTGATATGTACCTAGATGCAGGTATTGAACACAAAGATATGGATAAAAAACTAGTTTGA
- the ntdP gene encoding nucleoside tri-diphosphate phosphatase — MHVPKEGEFITIKSYKHDGSLHRTWRDTMVLKTSECSIIGLNDHTLVTESDGRRWVTREPAIVYFHTKFWFNIVTMIREKGVSYYCNLASPYVLDDEALKYIDYDLDIKVFPDGEKRLLDVDEYEKHRQEMNYPNEIDIVLKENVKILVDWINEGKGPFSDEYVDIWYKRYQQLSRK; from the coding sequence ATGCATGTACCTAAAGAGGGCGAATTTATCACAATAAAAAGTTACAAGCATGACGGTAGTTTACATCGAACTTGGCGTGACACGATGGTACTAAAAACCAGTGAATGTTCTATTATTGGTCTAAATGATCACACTTTAGTAACAGAATCTGACGGTAGACGATGGGTGACACGTGAGCCAGCAATTGTATATTTTCATACAAAATTTTGGTTCAATATAGTAACAATGATACGTGAGAAAGGTGTATCCTATTATTGCAATCTTGCTTCTCCCTACGTATTAGATGATGAGGCGCTGAAATATATTGATTATGATTTGGATATCAAAGTCTTTCCTGATGGTGAAAAAAGGCTACTAGATGTAGATGAGTACGAAAAACACCGTCAAGAGATGAATTATCCAAATGAAATTGATATTGTGCTAAAAGAAAACGTCAAAATATTGGTAGACTGGATTAATGAAGGAAAAGGGCCTTTTTCAGATGAATATGTTGACATCTGGTATAAGCGTTATCAACAACTATCAAGAAAATAA
- the mutY gene encoding A/G-specific adenine glycosylase, translated as MKQETWSNQKTEKFREDLLAWYHSEKRDLPWRKNTDPYRVWVSEIMLQQTQVVTVIPYFNHFLSEFPTIKGLANAPEDKLLKAWEGLGYYSRVKNMQAAAQDIMERFDGHMPNNPQDILSLKGIGPYTGGAISSIAFNLAEPAVDGNVMRVYSRLFGIDDDIMLPKTRRVFEEKVRKTISRDEPGDFNQALMDLGARICTPKKPSCKTCPVKEYCLALKTNQVDQLPVKKKKEKPVPLYYVAIVLQNELGAYLLTKRPSDGLLANMWTFPLVEVDELTYKQLKHQEKFADHQELSLFDQVADESEVYLFSAMLTDYPNIKMKEYHHGEVTHVFSHRKWHILALEGRVDGLSSYQLKPREEWVYPEKFKDYPFPKPQQKLLSLLKKVENN; from the coding sequence GTGAAACAAGAAACATGGAGCAATCAGAAAACTGAAAAATTTAGGGAGGATCTACTGGCTTGGTATCATAGCGAAAAGCGTGATTTACCTTGGCGAAAAAATACCGATCCATATCGTGTGTGGGTGTCTGAAATTATGCTACAACAAACTCAAGTTGTAACAGTTATTCCTTATTTCAATCATTTTTTAAGTGAATTTCCAACAATCAAAGGTTTAGCAAATGCCCCAGAAGATAAACTATTAAAAGCGTGGGAAGGTCTTGGTTATTATTCTCGTGTGAAAAATATGCAAGCAGCCGCCCAAGACATCATGGAGCGGTTTGACGGTCACATGCCTAATAACCCGCAAGATATTTTATCTTTAAAAGGGATTGGTCCTTATACAGGAGGTGCCATTTCAAGTATTGCATTTAATTTAGCTGAGCCTGCGGTGGATGGTAATGTGATGCGTGTTTATAGTCGGTTGTTTGGTATTGATGATGATATTATGCTACCAAAAACAAGACGGGTATTTGAAGAGAAAGTCAGAAAAACGATTTCCCGTGATGAACCAGGAGATTTTAATCAAGCTTTAATGGACTTAGGTGCTAGAATCTGCACACCTAAAAAACCTAGTTGTAAGACTTGTCCAGTTAAAGAATATTGTTTAGCATTAAAAACTAATCAAGTGGATCAACTCCCAGTGAAAAAGAAAAAAGAAAAACCAGTTCCTCTTTATTATGTGGCTATCGTGTTGCAAAATGAGTTAGGTGCTTACTTACTTACAAAACGCCCGTCAGATGGCTTATTAGCTAATATGTGGACGTTTCCTCTAGTAGAGGTAGATGAGCTGACTTATAAGCAACTAAAGCACCAAGAGAAGTTTGCTGATCATCAGGAGCTTAGTTTATTTGACCAAGTGGCAGATGAGTCAGAGGTTTATTTGTTTTCAGCTATGCTAACAGATTACCCTAATATTAAGATGAAGGAGTATCATCACGGGGAAGTGACACATGTCTTTAGTCATAGAAAGTGGCATATTTTGGCTTTAGAAGGTAGAGTAGATGGATTGTCATCGTATCAATTAAAGCCAAGAGAAGAATGGGTCTATCCAGAAAAATTTAAAGATTATCCATTTCCAAAACCTCAACAGAAATTGCTTAGCTTATTAAAGAAAGTTGAGAATAATTAG
- the recX gene encoding recombination regulator RecX codes for MEIIKSTKKLKRGGYQIKTESGMVIRVSEDSLVKHRLLKGQELSKSLLEQIEREADFDIGYQKALAYLSYQLRSEKEIKDHLKKHEVSEEQIYLVIDKLRELQLLNDAEFAKSYVRTAMRTTDKGPSGVKEFLFKKGIKQEEIQEALSLFDEDSQYPLALNLAEKNMRKNRQKSQQETKNKLNQFLYGKGFSSEVISRVIDEVITEVDEDEEYEKLKAQGDKLWRRHERLEPYKRKQKIKQSLYQKGFSMDDINRYIDEKEMELD; via the coding sequence TTGGAAATTATAAAGAGTACTAAGAAATTAAAGCGTGGTGGGTATCAGATAAAGACTGAAAGTGGTATGGTGATTCGAGTGTCTGAGGATTCTCTAGTGAAGCATCGTTTACTAAAAGGTCAAGAGTTAAGTAAGTCTTTACTTGAGCAGATTGAAAGAGAGGCTGACTTTGATATTGGTTACCAAAAGGCTTTAGCTTACTTAAGTTATCAACTTCGTAGTGAAAAAGAGATTAAAGACCATCTAAAAAAGCATGAGGTTAGTGAGGAACAGATATATCTTGTGATTGATAAATTAAGAGAATTACAATTACTAAATGATGCTGAATTTGCTAAAAGCTATGTCAGAACAGCAATGCGTACTACTGATAAAGGACCTAGTGGGGTAAAGGAGTTTTTATTTAAAAAAGGAATCAAACAAGAGGAGATACAAGAAGCTCTTTCTTTATTTGATGAAGACTCCCAGTACCCACTAGCATTAAATCTAGCTGAAAAAAACATGCGAAAGAATCGTCAAAAATCACAACAAGAAACAAAAAACAAACTAAATCAGTTCTTATACGGCAAAGGATTTTCATCAGAGGTTATTTCTCGTGTTATTGATGAGGTGATTACCGAGGTAGATGAGGATGAAGAATATGAGAAGCTAAAGGCTCAAGGAGATAAGTTATGGCGTCGTCATGAACGTTTAGAGCCTTATAAGCGCAAGCAAAAAATCAAACAAAGTCTATATCAAAAAGGCTTTTCAATGGATGATATTAACCGCTATATTGATGAAAAAGAGATGGAGTTAGACTAG
- a CDS encoding sigma-70 family RNA polymerase sigma factor, which translates to MEEDIFTTYHPLILGALKKCHIYHHHPDFDDYIQAARIELLLLHREYDAKKHLNQPPFAPYAYQKIYWRTLDLIRKETKRLDNHPLDDLILDVYEDTKEDTCLHKFVETSDTYTLLCQELTPFETKVLEDRLFKQLSVTQLSKKYDLSRQTIYRVMERIQKKYRKIEKNL; encoded by the coding sequence ATGGAAGAAGACATTTTCACAACCTATCACCCACTTATCTTAGGTGCTCTAAAAAAATGTCACATTTATCACCACCATCCAGACTTTGATGACTATATTCAAGCAGCACGGATTGAACTTTTGTTACTACACCGAGAATATGATGCCAAAAAACACCTTAACCAACCACCTTTTGCTCCCTATGCTTACCAAAAAATCTATTGGAGAACTTTAGATTTAATCAGAAAAGAAACAAAACGACTTGATAACCATCCACTTGATGATTTGATATTAGACGTCTATGAAGATACTAAAGAAGACACCTGCCTACATAAATTTGTAGAAACGAGTGATACCTACACACTCCTATGCCAAGAGCTGACACCTTTTGAAACCAAAGTGCTAGAAGATAGACTATTTAAACAACTTTCTGTGACACAACTATCAAAAAAATATGACCTCTCACGCCAAACGATTTATAGAGTCATGGAGAGAATTCAAAAAAAATATCGAAAAATCGAAAAAAACCTGTGA
- a CDS encoding DUF2922 domain-containing protein: protein MKKLTLTFLNEQDKRVNMIPKVVNQDLEGPVVKEAMEMICTLDIFEKNGEKLYVEPHTAFYTETIITPLV, encoded by the coding sequence ATGAAAAAACTAACATTAACATTTTTAAATGAACAGGACAAACGTGTCAATATGATTCCAAAAGTTGTTAACCAAGACTTAGAAGGACCAGTTGTTAAGGAAGCCATGGAGATGATCTGTACGTTAGATATTTTCGAAAAAAATGGCGAAAAACTTTACGTGGAACCTCATACAGCCTTTTATACAGAAACAATTATCACACCATTAGTCTAA
- a CDS encoding GH25 family lysozyme — protein sequence MLSVIDLSNHQKGIRLESLICDAFIFKATEGTYFIDSACDVFVQEAKELNKPYGVYHFLDQSDVKEQAHFFLDHIKGYIGEALLVLDYEGYGKQGAKKAKEFLDIIYEETGVRPLIYMNESDANGDDWSEVVRGDYDLWVAKYSKQEPHTPQWLDIAMWQYTDTPLDHSYFYGDSTAWYAYARSIKEDNKHKENYHTKGKRFKALKDLILKLDETWKVNTGMTFSKNTIFDIEQICHTKTTTHARILYNHTPVFVTLHKDSVAQVN from the coding sequence ATGTTATCAGTTATTGATTTATCCAATCACCAAAAAGGTATTAGACTAGAATCACTCATATGTGACGCTTTTATCTTTAAAGCAACAGAAGGAACATACTTTATTGATAGTGCTTGTGATGTCTTTGTACAAGAAGCCAAAGAACTAAATAAGCCGTACGGTGTTTATCACTTTTTAGATCAAAGTGACGTCAAAGAACAAGCTCACTTTTTCCTAGATCATATTAAAGGCTATATCGGTGAGGCCTTACTTGTTCTAGATTATGAGGGATACGGCAAACAAGGTGCTAAAAAAGCTAAAGAATTTTTAGATATCATCTACGAAGAAACAGGTGTTAGACCTCTCATTTATATGAATGAAAGTGACGCCAATGGTGACGACTGGTCAGAGGTTGTTAGAGGTGATTATGACTTATGGGTTGCTAAGTACTCTAAACAAGAACCACATACCCCTCAGTGGCTAGATATCGCCATGTGGCAGTACACAGACACACCACTTGATCATAGTTATTTTTACGGTGACTCTACTGCCTGGTATGCTTATGCAAGATCTATAAAAGAAGATAACAAACATAAAGAAAACTATCACACAAAAGGAAAACGATTTAAAGCATTGAAAGATTTGATCCTAAAACTTGATGAGACATGGAAAGTCAACACCGGCATGACATTTTCCAAAAACACTATATTTGATATTGAGCAAATATGTCACACCAAAACAACAACGCATGCTCGTATACTGTATAATCATACTCCGGTATTTGTTACACTTCATAAAGATTCTGTTGCACAAGTAAATTAA
- the tagD gene encoding glycerol-3-phosphate cytidylyltransferase, which yields MRKVITYGTFDLLHYGHINLLRRAKEQGDYLIVALSTDEFNWDEKQKKCYFSYEKRKMLLEAIRYVDLVIPENKWDQKMTDIDEFKVDVFVMGDDWKGKFDFVEETGAEVVYLERTPEISTSQIKRDLDSNKKEEKA from the coding sequence ATGAGAAAAGTCATTACATACGGAACATTTGATTTATTGCATTATGGTCATATTAATCTACTAAGAAGAGCAAAAGAACAAGGTGATTACCTGATTGTTGCCTTATCTACAGATGAATTTAACTGGGATGAAAAGCAAAAGAAATGCTATTTCTCATATGAAAAGCGTAAGATGTTACTTGAAGCCATTCGTTACGTAGATTTAGTTATCCCAGAAAATAAGTGGGATCAAAAAATGACTGACATTGATGAGTTTAAAGTCGATGTGTTTGTTATGGGGGACGATTGGAAAGGTAAATTTGACTTTGTCGAGGAAACTGGAGCTGAGGTCGTTTACCTAGAGCGTACACCTGAAATTTCAACATCTCAAATTAAACGAGATTTAGATTCTAACAAAAAGGAAGAAAAAGCCTAA
- the wecB gene encoding non-hydrolyzing UDP-N-acetylglucosamine 2-epimerase, whose amino-acid sequence MKKIKVMSVFGTRPEAIKMAPVVLELNRQSELFESIVVVTAQHREMLDQVLEIFDIVPDFDLNIMKKNQTLADITSIALQKLDTVIKEVQPDIVLVHGDTTTAYVAALAAFYNQVKIGHVEAGLRTWNMYSPFPEEANRQMIDVITDLYFSPTQTSAENLLREGKDSTNIYITGNTVIDALSETVKSDYTHEILNSIPNQDRFILMTMHRRENLGQPMEDVFSAAKEVIDKDESLHLVYPVHLNPKVQESANKIFGSHERVHLVEPLDVFDFHNIASRSLFIMSDSGGVQEEAPSLNVPVLVLRDTTERPEGVEAGTLKLVGTKYEEVKTNMEDLLINQEVYDMMSTAKNPYGDGLASKRIIKEIANYFGETGEDVTPFN is encoded by the coding sequence ATGAAAAAAATTAAAGTAATGTCTGTATTCGGTACTAGACCGGAAGCTATTAAAATGGCTCCAGTTGTTTTAGAATTAAATCGTCAATCAGAGTTATTCGAATCTATTGTTGTGGTAACTGCGCAACATAGAGAAATGCTTGATCAAGTATTAGAAATTTTTGATATAGTACCTGATTTTGATTTAAATATAATGAAAAAAAATCAAACATTAGCAGATATTACAAGTATTGCTTTACAAAAATTAGACACTGTTATAAAAGAAGTTCAACCAGATATTGTCTTAGTACATGGTGATACAACAACAGCTTATGTTGCAGCCTTGGCTGCATTTTATAATCAGGTTAAGATTGGTCATGTAGAAGCAGGACTTAGAACTTGGAATATGTATTCACCATTTCCAGAAGAAGCAAACAGACAGATGATTGATGTTATTACTGATTTGTATTTCTCACCAACACAAACCAGTGCTGAAAATTTATTACGTGAAGGTAAGGACTCTACAAATATTTACATCACAGGTAATACAGTAATTGATGCACTTTCAGAAACTGTTAAGTCCGATTATACTCATGAGATATTAAATAGTATTCCAAATCAAGATAGATTTATCTTAATGACTATGCATAGAAGAGAGAATTTAGGTCAGCCAATGGAAGATGTCTTTAGTGCGGCTAAAGAAGTGATCGATAAAGATGAGAGTCTCCATTTAGTTTATCCTGTCCACTTAAATCCCAAAGTTCAAGAGTCAGCCAATAAAATTTTTGGCTCTCATGAGAGAGTGCATTTAGTTGAGCCATTAGATGTTTTCGATTTCCATAATATTGCTTCAAGAAGTTTGTTTATTATGAGTGATTCTGGTGGTGTTCAAGAAGAAGCACCCTCACTGAATGTTCCTGTACTGGTTCTTAGAGACACAACAGAACGACCAGAAGGCGTTGAAGCAGGTACTTTGAAATTAGTAGGAACAAAATATGAAGAGGTTAAAACAAATATGGAAGATTTATTAATAAATCAAGAAGTATACGACATGATGTCAACAGCTAAAAATCCTTATGGTGATGGTTTAGCTAGTAAGCGAATCATTAAAGAAATTGCTAATTATTTTGGCGAAACGGGTGAGGATGTTACACCGTTTAATTAA